The Vairimorpha necatrix chromosome 1, complete sequence genome contains a region encoding:
- a CDS encoding homeobox domain-containing protein, translating to MGMKNSRINENEAQAILGILKLKTRNPHNAMKLTKVQEYVLWVVFLDIKFPGQILVKDLCFLFRCNVQTIYGWFQNKRTRNKIISADYLKADFITEEELLNMYIGALEFFRKNN from the coding sequence ATGGGTATGAAGAATAGTAGAATCAATGAGAACGAAGCCCAAGCAATTTTAGggatattaaaattaaaaacaagaaacCCCCATAACGCCATGAAACTTACTAAAGTACAAGAATATGTACTTTGGGTTGTTTTTTTGGATATTAAATTTCCCGGCCAAATTTTGGTAAAAGATTTgtgttttttgtttagaTGCAATGTTCAAACCATCTACGGGTGGTTTCAGAACAAAAGAACTagaaacaaaataatttctgCAGATTATCTGAAAGCAGATTTTATAACTGAAGAAGAGCTACTAAATATGTATATTGGTGCTTtggaattttttagaaaaaacaattaa